The Halobacteriovorax sp. HLS DNA segment CTTTAGCCATTCTAGATCAGTTCTATATGGTTGCCATGACTTATTTTGAAAACACTTGTAAATGGTTTCTTTGTATTCAATTAACATATTAATTAGATTGATAGCAAAGGTCGGTGACCAAACTGATATGAGACTTAGTTCTTGCGTCGCGATTAATTCTACTAGAGTTGTAAAGAAACAGTCTTGGCTTGTTTTGCAGTTTACAACCTTTGGGTTTGGTACCATTACTTTGGACATAAGATGCTTTTTCCAAAATGGTAGTAACTCCTTATCGTCAGATGTAGTACTTTCTTTTAAATTATCAGGAACCCAAGAAAGGGACCAATAGTGTTTTCCTTTTAAAATTCCTGGGTATAAGTTACCTAGATTATAAATCCAGGCTGAAGATGCCTGATCAAATTCATTTAGAATTTTGGAATTATATGGAATCCATTTAATCGATTCTGTTGAGCCACTAGTTCCTTGAAACCTTTTTATATCTTCGCATAAAGTAGATGGATTCTTATCTCTCTCTAGCTCAACTAGTTCTTTCCAATCACTATAATTTGTAGGCGGAAATTCTTTTTTGAATTCTTCATAGCTATCGTTTGTTAGTTTCTTTTTGCGTGAATTAAGAGTACTTCTGTTTGACTCTAAGATATCCTTCAAGACACGCCTTTGCGTTTCTTCAAGTTGATTAGATTCCCTTTCGAATTGAATATAGAGGCTTCTATTTAGAAGCCATATTATTCTTTGTAGCAAGTGTTATCCATTATAGTTTTGCAATAGAAATTTTTCCATTTTGAATTATCTTGTAGTACTTGTTGAGTTGCGTTACTGCAAATGTCTCTGATTCACCGTTACACCATTTGACAGCGACTGAAATAGGAGAGGTTGTATCTCCAAGTCCAAAGTGTAGTCTTCTGTCAGATTGTGAAGAGAATCCATTCACAGAAAATACTTCGCGCATCAGGACCTTGTCACCACTTGAAACTGTCACTCTTGTGTTTATAGCGTCTCTATTACAAGTTGTTCCGTTACCTTGGAGTTTAAAAGAAATCCAATTCTTTTTCTGAAGTGGTTGGTTACGATATATTGTTGGTCCTTGAAATTGGTGAGTGATAACTAAGTCCATTGATCCATCATTATTCAAGTCTGTTGCAGATACCCCTCTTGAATTTGTTTCTTTATCCATACCAATGAGACCTGCTACATCTACAAAGCGAGTTCCCTTCTTTGTACCTTTGTTAATATAGAGTCTATTTTTTTCTTTTCCAAAAATACAATACCCTCTAATATCTCCCCATTTGTTGGCCATAGTGTGAATATGTGGAGCAGACCTGGCAATTTTTTCATTAACATACCAATAATCTGGACAGCTTTCTTTTATTTTATCAACAGTATCATCTACCATTCCATTTGCTTGTGCCATATCTAGTAGTCCGTCGTTGTTGAAGTCTGCGGCACTTGCACCCCAACCAAATCTGTTCTCGTTGAGGATTCCAAGCTCAGTTGCTCTGTCTTTAAATTTAGGTGTACCGAATTCATCATTTCCCATATTCATCCAAAGCATCGAACCTTCAGCTTGCATTGCGTGATGTACATTAGAAATATGAATATCTTGCTTAAGATTTCCGTCAAAATCTCCTAAAGTAACATTCATTCCTTTATATGTATCAAGACCAATTTCTCCAAATATTTTTCCCTTTATGGATTTAAAATATTTTCCGCTCTGGTTTAAGTAAAATTCATCAGGTCCAAAATCATTTGCTATGTATAAATCCGTAAAACCGTCATTGTTGAAATCACTGGCACCTAAGGCTAGGGACCAGTACGTACCATTAAGGCCCCATTTCTTAGAGTCTTGTTTTATGAACTTCTTGTTTTTTTGAAGGTAAATGTCATTTAAACCACCATTGTCAGATTGATGCCAACTGGAGTGCATAAAGTTAAACATTCTCTCATCTTTTGGAAACTCTTTCTCTGGAAGCTTAAAGAGATTAAGTTGTGTTGGTTGATCATAGTTAGGTAGATTCTTTGGCCAAACATTTCCAATGATTAAATCAAGCTGCCCATCATTGTTAATGTCGAAAAAGATAGCACTAATAGAGTTCGTGTAATTTCCAAGACCACTTTTATTTGTAATATCATTAAACTCTACCTTTCCTTTTTCTACTAATTGATTTTCCAATAATAGTGGAGTTCCAAAAGCATACGTAATAAAGAGGTCTTGATCTCCATCGTTATCAAAGTCAATGAAAATAGCATTGGAAGGAAGGCCATACTTTTCAATTTCAATAGTTCTTTGCTCTAAGGCAGGTATTATAACTCTTCTAAACTTAAAGTTTCCTTCGTTAATAAATAATGAGTTTCTGTCGTGATCCGACTTGAGTGGAGCAGTGAAAAAGAGGTCTACCAGTCCATCATTATTTATATCACCTGAGCCAACTGCGTCCCCAACACTCAACACCCACTTAGCAATATGATGAATTCTCTCATCGACGCGAGTTAAAGTATCTCCCATTTGAGGATTAATGCCAGAG contains these protein-coding regions:
- a CDS encoding FG-GAP-like repeat-containing protein, with product MELRANEPIQQATLSESFTKWLNSRGNKIKLIILFILITYLVLGVTVLGFNRSPMQILITTLSCAIIEVFLGYVFKKKFFFPLAGIITSCSLSLLLNYSHDYYILLIPVFFAIGSKYIFTFNSKHIYNPAQIAVTLSLLFFGDVITSSPAYQWNGIASMSIFMGMLGVFIILPGVKRTPLVLSFLTVFTAQTFLRGMIMKHHLPFETLFLGTLTSPAFLLFTFFMITDPATSPADKKGQIKVGATIAILDLIFHIGQSYYTFFYAAFTLQTYKLIKVHYKSSKDYGLKKYFTKFFIESKYYYRPLLLAIIWIIAALIYKNIIFERVVIKNITFKMTEISKDYSGINPQMGDTLTRVDERIHHIAKWVLSVGDAVGSGDINNDGLVDLFFTAPLKSDHDRNSLFINEGNFKFRRVIIPALEQRTIEIEKYGLPSNAIFIDFDNDGDQDLFITYAFGTPLLLENQLVEKGKVEFNDITNKSGLGNYTNSISAIFFDINNDGQLDLIIGNVWPKNLPNYDQPTQLNLFKLPEKEFPKDERMFNFMHSSWHQSDNGGLNDIYLQKNKKFIKQDSKKWGLNGTYWSLALGASDFNNDGFTDLYIANDFGPDEFYLNQSGKYFKSIKGKIFGEIGLDTYKGMNVTLGDFDGNLKQDIHISNVHHAMQAEGSMLWMNMGNDEFGTPKFKDRATELGILNENRFGWGASAADFNNDGLLDMAQANGMVDDTVDKIKESCPDYWYVNEKIARSAPHIHTMANKWGDIRGYCIFGKEKNRLYINKGTKKGTRFVDVAGLIGMDKETNSRGVSATDLNNDGSMDLVITHQFQGPTIYRNQPLQKKNWISFKLQGNGTTCNRDAINTRVTVSSGDKVLMREVFSVNGFSSQSDRRLHFGLGDTTSPISVAVKWCNGESETFAVTQLNKYYKIIQNGKISIAKL